The Helicobacter sp. MIT 21-1697 genome segment GATTGTGTTCTATGTTGGCATTATAAAAGCTTTGGGCGAGTTCTTTATCAATGGGCGAAGAGAGGTTGAGCTCCCCACTTAAAATGTTTGTGATATAAGTAATCACCCAGCCGCCTAGCACCATATAATATGCCATAATCCCAAATGCCCCTGCAATACCACAATATCCAATAATTTTATATACACGCGATATGCTTTTGCCCTTTATCTCTCCACCAAAGGCATCAATTGCATTTTTATGTGCGCGTCTGCCGATGACATTTTCTACCCAAATCACAGGGATTCCCACTAAAATCATTGCAAGGATAAACACAAGCACATACGCGCCACCACCATTTTCGCCCACAAGATATGGGAATCTCCAAGTTGCCCCAAAGCCAATAGTCGCTCCTGCAACGGTTAAAACATAAGTGAGGCTAGAGCTCCAAGTTTGGCGAGTAGGGGTAGGATTTTGCATTATTTTTCCTTTTGTTTGGGTGTTTTCCAAAAAACATATACAATTTTAATAAGCACACTAAAAATAATGCCCTCCAAAATCGCACCAAGCACAAATGACGCATAAAGTGTATCGTTGAGTTCGCCAATACTTTTACCTAAAGTAGCAGTAGCAATCAAAAAGGTAAGTGGCATAGAATCGCTGAGGGCAAAAAGTAGCGTGAATTTTACGCTTTTAAAATATTTGCCAAAAACAATACTTGCGCTAATAATACGCAATGTAAGCATACCAATGACAAGATATAAAGCGTGATAGAGAATCTGCGTATCGCCAAAGACTTCGTTGAGATTGAGTGTAGAGCCCACATGCACAAAGAAAAATGGCACAAAGAATCCAAATCCAAAATGATTAAGCTTTTCTGGCAATTCGGCTTTATGTTTAAAAAATGTGGCGAGAATAGTGCCGGCTAAAAATGCTCCAAGCACGGCTTTAATCTCTAAAAACATCATTAAAAGCACGAAGCCAAAAAGCAGCATAAAGACAAATCGTAAGTCTTGTGAGTTGCTATCATTGTTTGGTAAAAACAAGAATCTTACTTGAGGTATCCACCAAAAAATAACTTTTGCAACCTTAAAGCCAAAAATGACAAAAAGCAAGAAAAGTGCAAGCATAAAGAGTTTTCTTCCTAGCTCACTTCCTACTCCGTGCCGCGATGCACCATCAATAATCACAAGTGCGGCAATACTCACTAATTCGCCTAAGATTCCAATTTTGAGTGCTAAATCAAGCCAAGGTTGGTCTTTGCCATAATCTTTGATGAGTGCTACAATCATACCTAAGCTCATAACAGGAAAGGCTGCAATATACACATAAGAAAGTTTTGCGCTAAAAACAACAATACAAGTAATGCCATAGAGTGTGCAAAAATAGGCTAAGGTTTGGAGCAAAAAGGGCTTGCCAAGCTTGGCAAAAGATTTAATATCTACTTCCAAGCCGCATAAAAACATTAAAAATAAAAATCCTATTTCTGCAACAATATGTATTTCTTGAGAATCATTAAGGAAGGTAAAAAAATGCGCAGCAATAGCTCCTAAAATCATCTCTACTACTACAATAGGAATACGCGTAAGGCTACTGATAGGTGAAGCAAATAAAATAAGGAGGACAAAAATGCTAAAAGCACTTAAGGTTTCAATAGGATAACTCATTGTAATTCCTCTACACTTTTGACTGAATCTTTTAATCCAAGTGCGAGTAAAATAGCGCGCGGATAGAGAGAGTATTCAAGGGCGTGGATTCTAGATGTGAAATCTTCAAGGCTTTCATTTGGAATCTTGTGTAATTTTTCTTGCGCAATAATTTCTCCACTATCAAGTTCTTCATTCACCCAATGCACACTTACGCCACCATAAGATTGGGTAGAATTAAAACTTTCTTTAATGGCGTTTGCACCCTTATGTTCTGGTAAAAATGATGGGTGGATATTGATTGTTTGATAGGCTTGTGTGAAGCAAGATGTAAGAATGCGCATAAAACCAGCTAAAAGCACAATATCTATGGAATGCGCG includes the following:
- a CDS encoding cation:proton antiporter, with protein sequence MSYPIETLSAFSIFVLLILFASPISSLTRIPIVVVEMILGAIAAHFFTFLNDSQEIHIVAEIGFLFLMFLCGLEVDIKSFAKLGKPFLLQTLAYFCTLYGITCIVVFSAKLSYVYIAAFPVMSLGMIVALIKDYGKDQPWLDLALKIGILGELVSIAALVIIDGASRHGVGSELGRKLFMLALFLLFVIFGFKVAKVIFWWIPQVRFLFLPNNDSNSQDLRFVFMLLFGFVLLMMFLEIKAVLGAFLAGTILATFFKHKAELPEKLNHFGFGFFVPFFFVHVGSTLNLNEVFGDTQILYHALYLVIGMLTLRIISASIVFGKYFKSVKFTLLFALSDSMPLTFLIATATLGKSIGELNDTLYASFVLGAILEGIIFSVLIKIVYVFWKTPKQKEK
- the purN gene encoding phosphoribosylglycinamide formyltransferase, with protein sequence MRSIKCAILFSGNGSNMQNLIESLHNKIFYDNANNPVRLETTLTLCNNPSAYGITRTHHLAIPCKIINHKDFSSRSDFDNAMIEMLRAHSIDIVLLAGFMRILTSCFTQAYQTINIHPSFLPEHKGANAIKESFNSTQSYGGVSVHWVNEELDSGEIIAQEKLHKIPNESLEDFTSRIHALEYSLYPRAILLALGLKDSVKSVEELQ